Proteins encoded by one window of Chryseobacterium foetidum:
- a CDS encoding type IA DNA topoisomerase — protein sequence MKLCIAEKPSVARDIAKVLGATMPKQGYMEGNGYCVTWTFGHLCTLKEPHDYGQELKSWNLIFLPIIPKNFGIKLIPNKGVENQFRVIEKLVSECDEVINCGDAGQEGELIQRWVLQKAKCDKPIKRLWISSLTEEAIKEGFEKLKPADDYKNLYLAGNARAIGDWLLGINATRLFTKKFGGNKAVLSIGRVQTPTLAMLVQRQKEIDSFSTEEYWELKTKYREVVFSAAIDRLKTLDRAEKGLSYLKENLFEIVSFEIKEGKEKNPRLFDLTGLQVEANKKYGYSAENTLNYIQSLYEKKHVTYPRVDTTYLSESLYPKIGGILKSMNFYRELIAPLLEQPIPKSKTVFDDTKVTDHHAIIPTEVSPSQNLSKEEKLIYDLIAKRFISVFYPECKISNTLVEAKVGTIPFKTSGKQILEPGWRAVYAKEPKDKEEMSDKDKNAEEEQLIPEFKAGESGPHDPFIHQGKTSPPKYYTEATLLRAMETAGRQIDDEELREMLKNNGIGRPSTRANIIETLFKRKYIEKKRKNLIATQTGIQLIDVIDDEVLKSPELTGEWEFKLRKIESGEYEANTFKEELIAMVTDLTKKVIDSKGKSFVFEEEKPKEKKKTEPAPKKELQSWEEMQCPKCRQNHLMKGKTAVGCSDFKNCGFKAPFEIFGKKITEKQLMDLIVKGKTSKLKGFNSHPQSVAEGVLSFSDQNFEVILS from the coding sequence ATGAAACTTTGTATCGCAGAAAAGCCAAGTGTAGCACGGGATATAGCTAAAGTTTTAGGTGCAACGATGCCTAAACAGGGCTATATGGAAGGAAATGGATATTGCGTTACCTGGACTTTCGGGCATCTCTGTACCCTGAAGGAACCCCACGATTACGGTCAGGAACTGAAATCGTGGAACCTTATTTTTCTTCCGATTATTCCTAAAAACTTTGGGATTAAACTGATTCCGAATAAGGGGGTGGAAAACCAGTTCAGAGTAATTGAGAAACTGGTAAGTGAATGCGATGAAGTGATTAACTGTGGTGATGCCGGGCAGGAAGGTGAACTGATCCAAAGATGGGTGCTTCAGAAGGCTAAATGTGACAAACCAATCAAACGTTTATGGATTTCGTCTTTGACAGAAGAAGCTATTAAAGAAGGTTTTGAAAAATTGAAACCTGCTGATGATTATAAAAATCTGTATCTGGCGGGAAATGCGAGAGCTATTGGTGACTGGCTTTTAGGCATCAACGCAACCCGTCTTTTTACTAAAAAGTTTGGAGGTAACAAGGCTGTCCTTTCTATCGGGAGGGTGCAGACGCCCACTTTGGCGATGTTGGTGCAGAGGCAAAAAGAAATCGACAGTTTCAGCACAGAAGAATACTGGGAACTGAAGACGAAATACAGAGAAGTGGTTTTCAGTGCTGCAATTGACCGTTTGAAAACTTTAGACAGGGCAGAAAAAGGTCTTTCATATCTTAAAGAAAATCTTTTTGAAATTGTTTCATTTGAAATTAAGGAAGGAAAAGAGAAAAATCCAAGATTATTTGATTTGACGGGTCTTCAGGTGGAAGCGAATAAGAAGTACGGCTATTCTGCCGAAAATACATTAAACTACATTCAAAGTCTTTACGAAAAGAAGCATGTGACCTATCCGCGTGTGGATACGACTTACCTTTCTGAAAGTTTATATCCGAAGATTGGAGGGATTTTAAAAAGCATGAACTTTTACAGAGAGCTGATCGCTCCTTTGCTGGAACAGCCCATTCCTAAATCGAAGACTGTTTTTGATGATACGAAAGTGACGGATCACCATGCCATTATTCCCACCGAGGTTTCTCCTTCACAGAACTTAAGCAAAGAAGAAAAACTTATTTATGATTTGATTGCCAAAAGATTTATTTCTGTTTTTTATCCTGAATGTAAGATTTCAAATACTTTGGTTGAAGCTAAAGTAGGCACCATTCCATTTAAAACCAGTGGTAAACAGATTCTGGAGCCAGGCTGGAGAGCTGTTTATGCAAAAGAGCCTAAAGACAAAGAAGAGATGTCAGATAAAGACAAAAACGCTGAGGAAGAGCAGCTGATTCCTGAATTTAAAGCGGGAGAGAGCGGTCCGCATGATCCATTTATTCATCAGGGAAAGACATCACCACCAAAATATTATACAGAAGCTACTTTACTTCGAGCCATGGAAACTGCCGGAAGACAGATTGATGATGAAGAACTGCGTGAAATGCTGAAAAACAACGGCATCGGAAGACCGTCGACCAGAGCAAATATTATTGAAACTCTATTCAAGAGAAAATATATTGAGAAGAAAAGGAAAAATCTTATTGCTACCCAAACCGGAATTCAGCTGATTGATGTGATTGATGATGAAGTGCTGAAAAGCCCCGAGCTTACCGGAGAATGGGAATTTAAGCTTAGAAAAATTGAGAGTGGGGAATATGAGGCCAACACTTTTAAAGAAGAACTCATCGCCATGGTGACAGATTTAACCAAGAAAGTGATTGATAGCAAAGGAAAATCATTTGTTTTTGAAGAAGAAAAACCAAAAGAAAAAAAGAAAACTGAACCGGCACCTAAAAAGGAATTGCAGTCCTGGGAAGAAATGCAGTGCCCAAAATGTAGGCAGAATCATTTGATGAAAGGAAAAACTGCTGTTGGCTGTTCGGATTTTAAAAACTGCGGATTTAAAGCTCCATTTGAAATCTTTGGAAAGAAAATTACCGAAAAACAGCTGATGGATCTTATTGTAAAAGGTAAAACTTCCAAACTGAAAGGTTTCAATTCTCATCCTCAAAGTGTTGCTGAAGGGGTACTTTCCTTTTCGGATCAGAATTTTGAAGTTATTTTATCATAA